One genomic segment of Theobroma cacao cultivar B97-61/B2 chromosome 6, Criollo_cocoa_genome_V2, whole genome shotgun sequence includes these proteins:
- the LOC18596206 gene encoding uncharacterized protein LOC18596206 isoform X1, whose amino-acid sequence MAGNLSYSTLLSQTYLLFPSHNPRRTLNSSFFVNIEKPALTHCSAKKKIGFVDQILDYIEGLVFLCFPMCLDWITLLQFCFFVWLHWFIGGPKLRKWYGAPELLPKDGSVVDEEEDYPEDEVRDAVLVTDGDSDIGQMVILSLIVKRTRVKAIVKDKRTASEAFGTYVQSISGDTSNKIFVKKALRGVRAIICPNEGFLSSVESLKGVEHIVLLSQLSIYRASSGIQALMTNNSRKWAEKDESVLMASGIPYTIIRAGMLQNTPGATQGFNFEEGRAANGNLSMEDGASICVEALEVVPQTRFTFEVVNGGEKVLDWKECLTRLMEKAEQQLP is encoded by the exons ATGGCGGGTAACCTGTCTTACTCAACTCTCCTTAGCCAAACTTATCTACTTTTCCCTTCCCACAATCCTAGGAGAACCCTGAATTCTTCTTTCTTCGTAAACATCGAGAAGCCAGCTCTTACTCATTGCTCCGCCAAGAAGAAAATCGGATTTGTGGATCAAATCCTCGATTATATTGAAGGTTTAgtgtttctttgttttcctATGTGCTTAGATTGGATAACACTTctacaattttgtttttttgtgtGGTTGCATTGGTTTATAGGGGGTCCCAAGTTAAGGAAATGGTATGGGGCACCTGAACTattaccaaaagatggatcgGTTGTCGACGAGGAGGAGGATTATCCAG AGGATGAAGTCAGGGATGCAGTTTTAGTAACAGATGGGGATAGTGACATTGGGCAG ATGGTGATATTATCGTTGATTGTCAAACGAACTCGAGTGAAAGCAATTGTGAAGGACAAGCGTACAGCTAGTGAAGCCTTTGGAACTTATGTTCAA TCAATTTCTGGAGATACAAGTAACAAGATATTTGTAAAGAAAGCTCTTCGAGGAGTTCGTGCAATCATATGCCCAAAT GAAGGTTTCCTATCTAGTGTTGAGAGCTTGAAAGGTGTTGAACATATAGTTCTCTTATCTCAG TTGTCTATTTATAGAGCTAGCAGTGGCATTCAAGCTCTCATGACAAACAATTCAAGAAAATGGGCTGAGAAAGATGAATCAGTGCTGATGGCTTCAGGAATTCCATACACCATAATTAGAGCAGGAATGTTACAAAATACTCCTGGAGCAACACAAGGTTTCAACTTTGAAGAG GGTCGTGCAGCAAATGGAAATCTTAGCATGGAGGATGGTGCATCTATATGTGTGGAAGCACTTGAAGTTGTCCCGCAAACAAGATTCACATTTGAG GTCGTCAATGGAGGAGAGAAGGTTTTGGATTGGAAAGAGTGTTTGACTAGATTAATGGAGAAAGCAGAGCAGCAGCTGCCATGA
- the LOC18596206 gene encoding uncharacterized protein LOC18596206 isoform X2, producing the protein MAGNLSYSTLLSQTYLLFPSHNPRRTLNSSFFVNIEKPALTHCSAKKKIGFVDQILDYIEGGPKLRKWYGAPELLPKDGSVVDEEEDYPEDEVRDAVLVTDGDSDIGQMVILSLIVKRTRVKAIVKDKRTASEAFGTYVQSISGDTSNKIFVKKALRGVRAIICPNEGFLSSVESLKGVEHIVLLSQLSIYRASSGIQALMTNNSRKWAEKDESVLMASGIPYTIIRAGMLQNTPGATQGFNFEEGRAANGNLSMEDGASICVEALEVVPQTRFTFEVVNGGEKVLDWKECLTRLMEKAEQQLP; encoded by the exons ATGGCGGGTAACCTGTCTTACTCAACTCTCCTTAGCCAAACTTATCTACTTTTCCCTTCCCACAATCCTAGGAGAACCCTGAATTCTTCTTTCTTCGTAAACATCGAGAAGCCAGCTCTTACTCATTGCTCCGCCAAGAAGAAAATCGGATTTGTGGATCAAATCCTCGATTATATTGAAG GGGGTCCCAAGTTAAGGAAATGGTATGGGGCACCTGAACTattaccaaaagatggatcgGTTGTCGACGAGGAGGAGGATTATCCAG AGGATGAAGTCAGGGATGCAGTTTTAGTAACAGATGGGGATAGTGACATTGGGCAG ATGGTGATATTATCGTTGATTGTCAAACGAACTCGAGTGAAAGCAATTGTGAAGGACAAGCGTACAGCTAGTGAAGCCTTTGGAACTTATGTTCAA TCAATTTCTGGAGATACAAGTAACAAGATATTTGTAAAGAAAGCTCTTCGAGGAGTTCGTGCAATCATATGCCCAAAT GAAGGTTTCCTATCTAGTGTTGAGAGCTTGAAAGGTGTTGAACATATAGTTCTCTTATCTCAG TTGTCTATTTATAGAGCTAGCAGTGGCATTCAAGCTCTCATGACAAACAATTCAAGAAAATGGGCTGAGAAAGATGAATCAGTGCTGATGGCTTCAGGAATTCCATACACCATAATTAGAGCAGGAATGTTACAAAATACTCCTGGAGCAACACAAGGTTTCAACTTTGAAGAG GGTCGTGCAGCAAATGGAAATCTTAGCATGGAGGATGGTGCATCTATATGTGTGGAAGCACTTGAAGTTGTCCCGCAAACAAGATTCACATTTGAG GTCGTCAATGGAGGAGAGAAGGTTTTGGATTGGAAAGAGTGTTTGACTAGATTAATGGAGAAAGCAGAGCAGCAGCTGCCATGA
- the LOC18596207 gene encoding protein ELF4-LIKE 4 produces MEGDIFSGFGNGTEVDGKVLQTFQKSFVQVQGILDQNRLLINEINQNHESKIPDNLSRNVGLIRELNNNIRRVVDLYADLSSSFTRSMEASSEGDSAGTFKSDGKASQKRIRSG; encoded by the coding sequence ATGGAAGGCGACATATTTTCAGGATTTGGTAATGGAACTGAAGTAGATGGCAAGGTTTTGCAGACATTTCAAAAGAGTTTTGTGCAAGTTCAAGGCATCCTAGATCAAAATAGGCTGCTAATCAACGAGATTAACCAAAACCATGAGTCAAAGATCCCTGATAACTTGAGCCGGAACGTGGGATTAATTAGAGAGTTGAATAACAATATTAGAAGAGTAGTTGATCTCTATGCTGATCTCTCGAGCTCCTTCACCAGGTCAATGGAGGCTTCATCAGAAGGCGATTCAGCTGGGACATTCAAATCTGATGGAAAAGCTAGTCAGAAGAGAATTAGATCTGGGTAA